A stretch of Eleutherodactylus coqui strain aEleCoq1 chromosome 2, aEleCoq1.hap1, whole genome shotgun sequence DNA encodes these proteins:
- the LOC136610317 gene encoding antifreeze protein Maxi-like, producing MFSGFPQYPTGTALLGVYRSSGDALLGVYRSSGDALLRVDRFSGTLSSVSTAAQETLSSVSTAAQETLSSVSTAAYETLSSVLTATQETLSSVSTAAYETLSSVLTATQETLSSVSTAAQATLSSVWNAAQATLSSVWNAAQAPLSSVLTAAQAPLSSVLTAAQAALFLVSTAAHAPLSLVSTAAQAALFLVSTAAQAALYLVFTAAQAPLSSVLTAAQAALSLVSTAAQVPLYLVSTAAQAPLSLVFTAAQMALSLVFTAALSTSSAALWSLNFSAYHMKPMFPGVIFDCWKLV from the exons atgttctcaggatttcctcagtatcccacag GCACCGCTCTCCTCGGTGTCTACCGCAGCTCAGGCGACGCTCTCCTCGGTGTCTACCGCAGCTCAGGCGACGCTCTCCTCCGTGTGGACCGCTTCTCAGGGACGCTCTCCTCGGTGTCTACCGCAGCTCAGGAGACGCTCTCCTCGGTGTCGACTGCTGCTCAGGAGACGCTCTCCTCCGTGTCGACAGCTGCTTATGAGACGCTCTCCTCCGTGTTGACCGCTACTCAGGAGACGCTCTCCTCCGTGTCGACAGCTGCTTATGAGACGCTCTCCTCCGTGTTGACCGCTACTCAGGAGACGCTCTCCTCGGTGTCGACCGCTGCTCAGGCGACCCTCTCCTCGGTGTGGAACGCTGCTCAGGCGACCCTCTCCTCGGTGTGGAACGCTGCTCAGGCGCCGCTCTCCTCCGTGTTGACCGCTGCTCAGGCACCGCTCTCCTCCGTGTTGACCGCTGCTCAGGCAGCGCTCTTCTTGGTGTCCACCGCTGCTCACGCGCCGCTCTCCTTGGTGTCCACCGCTGCTCAGGCGGCGCTCTTCTTGGTGTCCACCGCTGCTCAGGCGGCGCTCTACTTGGTGTTCACTGCTGCTCAGGCACCGCTCTCCTCCGTGTTGACCGCTGCTCAGGCGGCTCTCTCCTTGGTGTCCACTGCTGCTCAGGTGCCGCTCTACTTGGTGTCCACCGCTGCTCAGGCGCCGCTCTCCTTGGTGTTCACTGCTGCTCAGATGGCGCTCTCCTTGGTGTTCACTGCTGCTCTGTCCACTTCTTCTGCCGCTTTGTGGTCTTTGAACTTCTCCGCTTATCACATGAAGCCGATGTTTCCTGGAGTTATATTCGACTGCTGGAAACTCGTGTAA